Genomic DNA from Anthonomus grandis grandis chromosome 5, icAntGran1.3, whole genome shotgun sequence:
aatcggcgcccaagaaggcaaaggtgggtttatcagccaataaagtcatggcgaccgttttttgggatgcacgcggtataatccacattgactattttcaaaaggggaaaacaatcaatggagaatattataccaacttattagatagattcaatgaggaactgaaagaaaaaagaccacatttggccaaaaaaaaagttcttttccaccaggacaatgcaagcgtccacacatgtgcagtttccatggcaaaaatccatgaactaggttacgaattacttcctcatccgccctattctccagatttagcccccagtgactatttcctattcccaaacttaaagaaatggctcggcggaaagagatttgactccaacgacgaaatcatctctcaaacaaatatattgatgacctcgacaaatcatatttttccgaagggataaaaaaattggagaaacgttggactaagtgtatagaactctaaggagactatgttgaaaaataaaataactttttatataaaaacctgtcttttatccaaaaagtcacggacttattgactcGCCCTCGTAAATAACTCAATTTTGTAAGATTGCCACATGATCCTAACCGCCCCTTTCGTTTATAGTTCCCAGTATCAATCGTTATGATGTTTCAGCGTATACTGGCgagaaaattgattttgtttaaattaattcatttaaaggGAATATTTTATGAAGTCGAAAATTAatgtgaataaaataatttagaaattatgtAAGCCAGACAAAAAAGTTTACATTTACATAGATTATTTATTCCATTACAACTCGTTTCAAAATTGCAGAGAAAAGTGTGAACTGTTTCTTTAAGGGCATTTAAAGAACGAGTACATAACATAAGAAAATGACAAGTAATTTGATTTTGTaagctaaataaaaatattttttacgtttttctgATTCGAAGttctagttttaaatttatgcaatataacaatcaattttttatatttctttagcTTCTTGTCCAAGCGACAACTCTGTCCAAGCTTACTTTGCCACAAATGACTGTACAAAGTATTGGCAATGTTCAAATGGGGTGGCATATTTAATGCCCTGCGCCCCTGGTACCCACTGGGAACAGTCCTTGTGGATTTGTGTACACATAGCTTCCTCAACTTGTACTGGGGAAGGATGGAGTTCTACGAAAGTAAGTTGGAATATtgtatatttgttaatattgtACTATGCCGTGTACAATTGCGTTCGTTCTAGGCACCTACAACTCctattactactactactactactactactactactacaaCTACGCAAGCGCCTATTACTAAATCAACTACAACCACTCCGGCTTCTACGACTACCAAAGCATCTACGACGCCAATTACAACCACAAATGGAGGTAAATTAAGATTCttattactataataataatatgggagTTTTGAAAATccgaatatttaaataaaatatttatttctaacaattttttactaaatgttagcacttttcatttttctaaaataaaataatatttatattcttcTTGTACAAATTTCTTTGGCTAacgagaaaatttattttaatgaaaactcTAAAAACTTACAGCTCCTGGAGAATGTCCTTCTGTAGATGGTCCAGATTCTATCTATTTTCCTGATCTCGACTGTACAAAATTCTGGCAATGTTCAAATGGTGTTGCTTACCAACATAAGTGTCCAGCTGGTCTCCACTTCAACCCTGTTTTAAACGTATGTGACTGGCCAGATCAACCTGGTTGCGAGGGAGGCAATAGCCCTTCAACACAGCCAACTACCACATCTACACAAAGTGCTTCTACTACTAAACCCACAACCAGTACACCAACTACTCAAGCAACCTCCACTGAGGAAGTACAAACAACAACAAATATATGTAAGGGTACCTTAAAatactttctttttaaatgaattttttctgCTTATCTGACAAAGTAGACAAGCTCTCCTAATGAAACTCCGCCCTTCCTCACTTCTCTCAGAAAGTTATCAGAAAAAGTTGTAGAAAATAGAATGTGTTTAATTTGATTGAAAATCacttttgttatatttaattctaattCTTTTATGACGTAagggaaaataattttatcaattaagCTAAATAGTCATTTAATGATAAATGAAGAAAAtctggtttatatttattaagattaaaatgAAAGGTCTCACTTATGTGTGCTTATCAACATATaggttttatatatattataaagtgcaaatgataatattttcattattttcgtattatttttttttaaatcaattactattcCCTTACTATAAATATGAATGCAAGATATTGCGGTTGgagaaaaacaatatatttaaaatggatttaaaaaactttcaGCTCGTGAAGAATGACGTCCTGTTGATGGCTCAGATTCTATTGCTTAATATGATATGAAAACTTTTTTAGACTTTGTCCATAgtattaaatatgaaattgaaagaaaagcttaaaaaatagaaaaaaactaattttaggCGAATTCATTATCAATAAAgctaaatatttgtttattgatGAATGACAGAAGCCTGGTTTATATTAactaagatttaaataaaaagtctcACTTATCTGTCAAGCATGCCTTGATaggagcattttttaaattttatgagtaggtaaagtagtatttctaggcaagatattataaaaaaaattttaagaaaaagttgtttagaatacAAAACTATccccgaataccgaatttcataaccataggcctactttactactatcaatcaatcaatcatatgctttattaaaaaattacaaaattttgtagacaaagctaataaaaaaaacatataaaaacaaaacacacaaaataaaaacataaaaataaatatacaaacaaaataaatacatgcaaaactgtacaaaaacaatgtacctggtcaatatacatcatgatgtataaaatgtcaataaaaataaacacaatagtcaataacagtaaattaattaaatacagaatgaaagtgcaatttatttactaaaaaaaaatctaatatattctctattttaagatatacaAAGAGCCAGTGTGTATGTGATACCCgaaaagttatcctagaaaaaatcctccactgcgtgcaaggctttttccagaaagtacgccttcaaagcattatgaaatcgaCTATACTATCGAATACTACtactttttatgtataaattatttattaattaacaaaaaccaaataaatattttactttttacgaTCGGTAGGAATTTTTTGCTCGTGGAATACATGCCGCTTATTatattaggttatttttttgctCCATTTACGAGTTTTTgtcgaactttttaaaatgtaaacattctCAATTAAATATGGCAGCTACTATAAAACATTGTTACCTACAAAGTTATGTACAAAAATCGTACATATGGCATTATCTTATTGTAAagtttataaaagttattaataatattatcagaatttatagaaaaatgttaaatttggaGCAGAAAATGTTCATTGTGCAATCGTATGGTAGTGGAAATAGTATGTCGTTAAAGTGCGTTTTGAatctttttcgtgaaaaatatcCGCAAGTCGAAGTAACAATATCTTCTGCGAGAcgactaattaaattttttgaggcCACGGGTAGTGttgagatgaaaaaaaaaacagaaaaagagaTACGAACGATGACAACGATGCTGCTACAATCCTTGCTTTGGAGTCAATTGCTGAGAATCCTCGGATGTCATTGAGAGCTAGGTCGGCGGTGCTGAACATAAGCAAATCTGAATTGCAAAGAATTTATCAACAATATTAAAGCATTCAAACCAAGGTACTTGCATACTTTAGAAGAGGGGGATGAAGCGCGccgtttattattttctgcttgATTAGGCGATAAAATTTTAGAGAACaggaattttcataaaaaataaaattctcgGACGAATCTTCTTTCACGACAAATGGTGTAATTTCATCTCAAAATTGTCGGTTTTGGTCCAATGAAACGCCAAACTTTGTAATCCATGGCAAgaggcaatattttcaaaaagtcaaCGTATGGTGTGCCATATCTTACCATTTAGGTATTATTGGCCCATACTTTATTGAAGGATCGATGGTTGAATAGAACGTTTCCGAATCAATAAATTGGAAGACGCGGTCCAATTGAGTGGCCGCCAAGGTCACCTGATTTAACCTTTTCTGATTCCTATTTATGGGGCCGGCTCAAGCAAATTGTTTATTCCGAGCCATTAGCAAATGACAGGGAattactaaaacaaagaattaaagatgcttgtaatttaatttccattgaagaaattagaaattcttttaaaatatttatgaaagtAGTAGTATactcataatatttaaaaaatgctcgtaTCAAGGCAggcttgttttaaaaaaaattaaaatctgctaaattttattttttaatcaagcagggctggatgccaaacgctcaaatttcaactacaaaattttttgtcatttctacgtataaattcgctaatcctgggacacactgtatatatgtctatatatattttatatatattataaattgtaaataataattataataattataataacaatcCTTAATGAGAATGCTTTAAAAAGATGCTAACTACGCTAatgaaacacgtgtcgagaataaaataaagagttttggttagtgggtagtatatatacttttaaaccaaagtatatatattttaaactcaaaaattttcaGCTCCTGGAGAATGCCCTCTTAAAGATGGTCCAGATTCCATCTACTTCCCTGATCCTGATTGTACAAAATTCTGGCAATGTTCAAATGGTGTTGCTTACCAGCATACCTGTCCAGCAGGTCTACATTTCAACCCTATTTTAAACGTATGTGACTGGCCAGACCAAGCTGGTTGCGAGAAAGGTAATAACTCTACAACACAGCCGACTAACACAACCACACAAAGTGCTTCTACTACTAAGCCCCCAACAACTCAAGCAACTTCCACAGAGGGAGTACAAACTACAACCACAAATGGAGGTAAAAGTGCCTTTAAATAGGttgttttcataaataaataatttttttttaaacatgctGACGAAATAGACAAGCTCTCATAATCAAACTCGCCCTTCCTCACTAAATTTAAAAGGGTATAATAAAGAGTTGTGTAATAaaggatgatttttttaatctgattaaaaatcagttttgttatcattgcgtatttaattttttggaaaaaaatgccgaattttcaaaatttggttttttttggtACAAGAAAACCATCTTactaaacaataaaacaaaaactaaaaaatttattatttcttttatgactttttgagttttttcgcTTAATATGATATGGTGGCTATTTTAGACTTTACCAAGATATACAATATGGAACTAAAAGAcaagcttaaataaaaatagcaataaaactaaaaacatttttaggattttgttcAATAATAaggctaaatattaatttattgatagaTAAAAAAAGCCTagtttatattaattaagattCAAATAAAAGTCTCTCTCACTTATCTGTTCTTAACAACATATAAGTTTCATATTGTATATCATAAAgtgcaaataataatattttcactgTTTTCAtcttactttttataattaataaccATTACATTACTATAAATATGAATGCAAGATGATGTggttgcaaaaaaatcaatatatttaaaatctgacTCAAAAAATTCCAGCATCTGGAGAATGCCCTCCTGTAGATGGTCCAGATTCTATCTACTTCCCCGATTCTGACTGTACAAAATTCTGGCAATGTTCAAATGGTGTTGCTTACCAGCATACCTGCCCAGCTGGTCTACACTTCAACCCTGTTTTAAACGTTTGTGACTGGCCCCATCAAGCTGGTTGCGAGGGAGGCAATACCCCTTTAACACAGCCAACTACTACAACTACAAAAAGTGCTTCTACTACTAAACCGTCAACCATAACTACTCAAGCAACTTCTACTGAGAAAGCGGAAACAACAACTACAACTGGAGGTAACAATGCCTTTAAACACTTTGtttcagtaaataaataattttttcagataagCTTAGGAGTAGACAATCTTTCCTAATCAAACTCGCCCTCCCTGACTTTGCTCAAAAGGGTATCATGAAAAGTTGTGGAATACaggttctttttttaattttcttttattctttctcgtttaatttagaaaaaaaatcagttttataataattttttgtttaattttttgaataaaaattctggaattgtcaaaaaacaaaacattttttatttttgaaaaaaaatcgtactaagccaagaaacaaaaaCTGCAAACGTGTTCCTTCTTTTATATCTTTTTCTTGTTAAATATTATATGGCAGCTTGTTTAGAGTTTTCTAAAAGTAtgcaaaataaaatgaaaagacaggcttaaaaaaatacgaaaaaaattatttttagaattttgatCAAAAGCTTAAGgccaattaattttatcaataaagctaaatattaatttgttgttcAATATAAGAGGCCTGGTTTATATTacttaaagtttaaataaaagtctCATTTATCTGTGCTTATGATCATACAAGTTTGATTATTAaagtgtaaataatattttttttactatttttatattacttttttaaattacaaatctttaatttactataaatatgACGATAatgcaaaaaatcaatatatttaaaatgtatctcaaaaactttcAGTTTCTGGAGAATGCCCTCTTGTAGATGGTCCGGATTCCACCTATTTCCCCGATCCCGATTGTACAAAATTCTGGCAATGTTCAAATGGTATAGCTTACCAGCATACGTGCCCAGCTGGTCTACACTTCAACCCCGTTTTAAACGTTTGTGACTGGCCAGATCAAGCTGGTTGCAAGGGGGACAATAGCCCTTCAATACAGCCAACCACTACAACTAGACAAAGTGCTTCTACTACTAAACTCCCAACCACTATATCAACTACTCAAGCAACTTCCGCTGAGGAAGCACAAACAACAACTACAACTGGAGGTAAGagtacttttatatattttgctttagaaaatagatattttttctgACAAGCTGAGGACATAGGTAAACATTCAAaacaaattaagcaaaaatgaATACTCTAATCAAACACGCCCTCCCTGACTTTCCTCAAAGTGTTATCATAAAAAGTTGTGGAATAcataacctttttttattacatatagttttattattaattatttatctaatttatttataaagtacGGCTCTTAATAATTGtccccctcttatcttttgaatgcgtttatataaaaatttgaaatttggcacacattaTTAGCAACCTAAATGCTACTGTTTGGCTCCTAGTTCATTTtgtaaaacttcaaaatggcgtcGCGCCgccattttcaaaaataaaattaaataaaaagggaGTCATAGTCACATCGTTTAAACACTCCCAttgaatgctttatggtcctgGAATATTAAGTCAGaacttctacccatagcaacATGGCACCCTTTCAAAATCttctttttcgcatttttattttctttactacacctgttcaagggtaatttatttttaggtgtgttttttttcttttttgacatactctacaaacatatttttcaaCAGAGCCAACATATAAAACTACACAAAGTGCTTCTACTACTAAACTCCCAACCACTATATCAACTACTCAAGCAACTTCCGCTGAGGAAGCACAAACAACAACTACAACTGGAGGTAAGagtacttttatatattttgctttagaaaatagatattttttctgACAAGCTGAGGACATAGGTAAACATTCAAaacaaattaagcaaaaataaatactCTAATCAAACACGCCCTCCCTGACTTTCCTCAAAGTGTTATCATAAAAAGTTGTGGAATAcataacctttttttattacatatagttttattattaattatttatctaatttatttataaagtacGGCTCTTAATAATTGtccccctcttatcttttgaatgcgtttatataaaaatttgaaatttggcacacattaTTAGCAACCTAAATGCTACTGTTTGGCTCCTAGTTCATtttgtaaaacttaaaaatggcgTCGCGCCgccattttcaaaaataaaattaaataaaaagggaGTCATAGTCACATCGTTTAAACACTCCCAttgaatgctttatggtcctgGAATATTAAGTCAgtacttctacccatagcaacATGGCACCCTTTCAAAATCttctttttcgcatttttattttctttactacacctgttcaagggtaatttgtttttaggtgtgttttttttcttttttgacatactctacaaacatatttttcaaCAGAGCCAACATATAAAACTACACAAAGTATTTCTACTACTAAACCCCCAACTACTGCGCGAACAACTCAGGCAACTTCCACCGAGAAACCACAAACAACAACCACAACACGATCTTTCACTGAACAAGTGAGTGAGCAAACCGGGAAAGAGGTTACAGAAGAATCTTCTGAGCAACCTACCGAAGCGTCTACTGAACCTGATGGTCAAACCAGTACCCCAAAACATACAACTGAGGTTGTGTCTACAACTGAGGCTGTAACTACTACAACTGAAGGTATGACTACAACTACAACAACTCAAGCCCCAGCTACGCCCGAGTGCTTACCTCCTCCAACAATATGTACTTGCACATGCGGTAAGTcaatgctaataaaaatgtGAATACTCTAATGCTTTAATATTAGTTCCTCAAGAACCTACAACAACTTCAGTCTGGACCACTTCGTTGCCTTCATCGACCACACCTGTCACTTCCAGACCTCCGAATCTAACAACTACTTCTCAAACTACTAGTGAAGAAGTAAGCTCTTCGGTAGAAGATGATACAACCGGAAATGGAGAAGTCAGCACTTCAAGTAATACAGATGTAACATCTGAAGGCTCTGAGGAACAAAATGAGAATAGTACACCTAGTTCAAATGACAACCAGTCGAGTACTGAAAATAATAGTGAAGAACTGACTACTCCCTCTGAACAGGATTGTGACAATGGACCTATTGGTATATGTAGacccttttatttaaattattaattttaaaaattatcacttTATAGCTCCAGGAGTTTGCCCATCAGAAGACGGAGACCAATCAGTATATCTACCTGATAAAGATTGCACCAAATTTTGGCAATGTTCAAATGGAGTTGCCCACTTAATGAACTGTTCTGAAGGCCTACACTTTAACCCAACTTTAAATGTGTGTGATTCGCCATGGGATGCTGGCTGCGATGAAAACGTCACAAAACCCATCGTGGATTTCGATGAATCATCCTCTACCCCAGAATCTACAATGGACGAAAATACCTCGCCTTCTCAAGAGTCAACAGTAGTAATTACTTCTACTAAGGAAACAACAAACGCAGGAACTAGCACCACGCCAGTTGATAGTGTGTCCACTACTGAAGCTGAGTTTGATGGACCAAGTAGCTGTAGTGAATGTATAAACACCAAAAcctaagttttttaaattatatttatatttgccGGCTTTAGTATCCAATTTATGCCCTGCCGTCGATGGAGAAGATCCAACTTATATTGCTTTGGAATATTGCGGTGGATTCTGCCAATGTTCCAATAGAGCAGCTTATTATCATCCATGTCCACCAACACTTCACTTTAATCCAGAGCTAAACGTTTGTGATTATCCGTATAGAGCGGGATGCACTGGAATCGCTGGCACTACCCCTACTACTTCCAAGCCAACCTCTTCCAGAGAAAGTAAGTCAAAACACCACTCgtattttcagaaaatatttatacttgCATAAGGTCTCAAGAAcgttatttcaaatttaaaatcaatgttTCAGAAGTAATATACAATAAGGTGGGGCTTCAGTCGAGCTTAGTGAACTTAAATACCCTGACTAGTTGGTTGTTCACCAATCAAGACCAGTTCGCAGAATAAAGGCAggaatgttttaaattattatacgtTTTAAACTTGTCTGGCTGTAAATAACTAGCCGTATAATGTTACGTCAAtactatattaaaatgtatgtggttttttatttttgtgttattattttAGGGATATTTGTAGTTGCCAAACTAGCTCAAATTAACTTTTAGATATGCTGCAGATTTACCTACTTGTTGTCATCAGTTTTTAGAACCGCGACGAATGTAtcccaaaaaacaattttgtttacactattttataa
This window encodes:
- the LOC126736934 gene encoding mucin-5AC-like isoform X3; amino-acid sequence: MLKSLVILTLLGLSMGDVDPGPEPSCPSDNSVQAYFATNDCTKYWQCSNGVAYLMPCAPGTHWEQSLWICVHIASSTCTGEGWSSTKAPTTPITTTTTTTTTTTTTQAPITKSTTTTPASTTTKASTTPITTTNGAPGECPSVDGPDSIYFPDLDCTKFWQCSNGVAYQHKCPAGLHFNPVLNVCDWPDQPGCEGGNSPSTQPTTTSTQSASTTKPTTSTPTTQATSTEEVQTTTNISPGECPLKDGPDSIYFPDPDCTKFWQCSNGVAYQHTCPAGLHFNPILNVCDWPDQAGCEKGNNSTTQPTNTTTQSASTTKPPTTQATSTEGVQTTTTNGASGECPPVDGPDSIYFPDSDCTKFWQCSNGVAYQHTCPAGLHFNPVLNVCDWPHQAGCEGGNTPLTQPTTTTTKSASTTKPSTITTQATSTEKAETTTTTGVSGECPLVDGPDSTYFPDPDCTKFWQCSNGIAYQHTCPAGLHFNPVLNVCDWPDQAGCKGDNSPSIQPTTTTRQSASTTKLPTTISTTQATSAEEAQTTTTTGEPTYKTTQSISTTKPPTTARTTQATSTEKPQTTTTTRSFTEQVSEQTGKEVTEESSEQPTEASTEPDGQTSTPKHTTEVVSTTEAVTTTTEGMTTTTTTQAPATPECLPPPTICTCTCVPQEPTTTSVWTTSLPSSTTPVTSRPPNLTTTSQTTSEEVSSSVEDDTTGNGEVSTSSNTDVTSEGSEEQNENSTPSSNDNQSSTENNSEELTTPSEQDCDNGPIAPGVCPSEDGDQSVYLPDKDCTKFWQCSNGVAHLMNCSEGLHFNPTLNVCDSPWDAGCDENVTKPIVDFDESSSTPESTMDENTSPSQESTVVITSTKETTNAGTSTTPVDSVSTTEAEFDGPSSCSELSNLCPAVDGEDPTYIALEYCGGFCQCSNRAAYYHPCPPTLHFNPELNVCDYPYRAGCTGIAGTTPTTSKPTSSRESSLRTEGHTPTIEATTTTTTQSPTTTSTTKAATTTTTTTELPTTSQETDNVDYVCLERPNDFFLSAHPKNCSQYLTCDHGKSDVMQCPAGLHFSPTIYVCVSPAMAGCTATVLEQPIGFAANLKQFFKGWF
- the LOC126736934 gene encoding mucin-5AC-like isoform X9; its protein translation is MLKSLVILTLLGLSMGDVDPGPEPSCPSDNSVQAYFATNDCTKYWQCSNGVAYLMPCAPGTHWEQSLWICVHIASSTCTGEGWSSTKAPTTPITTTTTTTTTTTTTQAPITKSTTTTPASTTTKASTTPITTTNGASGECPPVDGPDSIYFPDSDCTKFWQCSNGVAYQHTCPAGLHFNPVLNVCDWPHQAGCEGGNTPLTQPTTTTTKSASTTKPSTITTQATSTEKAETTTTTGVSGECPLVDGPDSTYFPDPDCTKFWQCSNGIAYQHTCPAGLHFNPVLNVCDWPDQAGCKGDNSPSIQPTTTTRQSASTTKLPTTISTTQATSAEEAQTTTTTGEPTYKTTQSASTTKLPTTISTTQATSAEEAQTTTTTGEPTYKTTQSISTTKPPTTARTTQATSTEKPQTTTTTRSFTEQVSEQTGKEVTEESSEQPTEASTEPDGQTSTPKHTTEVVSTTEAVTTTTEGMTTTTTTQAPATPECLPPPTICTCTCVPQEPTTTSVWTTSLPSSTTPVTSRPPNLTTTSQTTSEEVSSSVEDDTTGNGEVSTSSNTDVTSEGSEEQNENSTPSSNDNQSSTENNSEELTTPSEQDCDNGPIAPGVCPSEDGDQSVYLPDKDCTKFWQCSNGVAHLMNCSEGLHFNPTLNVCDSPWDAGCDENVTKPIVDFDESSSTPESTMDENTSPSQESTVVITSTKETTNAGTSTTPVDSVSTTEAEFDGPSSCSELSNLCPAVDGEDPTYIALEYCGGFCQCSNRAAYYHPCPPTLHFNPELNVCDYPYRAGCTGIAGTTPTTSKPTSSRESSLRTEGHTPTIEATTTTTTQSPTTTSTTKAATTTTTTTELPTTSQETDNVDYVCLERPNDFFLSAHPKNCSQYLTCDHGKSDVMQCPAGLHFSPTIYVCVSPAMAGCTATVLEQPIGFAANLKQFFKGWF
- the LOC126736934 gene encoding mucin-5AC-like isoform X2, encoding MLKSLVILTLLGLSMGDVDPGPEPSCPSDNSVQAYFATNDCTKYWQCSNGVAYLMPCAPGTHWEQSLWICVHIASSTCTGEGWSSTKAPTTPITTTTTTTTTTTTTQAPITKSTTTTPASTTTKASTTPITTTNGAPGECPSVDGPDSIYFPDLDCTKFWQCSNGVAYQHKCPAGLHFNPVLNVCDWPDQPGCEGGNSPSTQPTTTSTQSASTTKPTTSTPTTQATSTEEVQTTTNISPGECPLKDGPDSIYFPDPDCTKFWQCSNGVAYQHTCPAGLHFNPILNVCDWPDQAGCEKGNNSTTQPTNTTTQSASTTKPPTTQATSTEGVQTTTTNGASGECPPVDGPDSIYFPDSDCTKFWQCSNGVAYQHTCPAGLHFNPVLNVCDWPHQAGCEGGNTPLTQPTTTTTKSASTTKPSTITTQATSTEKAETTTTTGVSGECPLVDGPDSTYFPDPDCTKFWQCSNGIAYQHTCPAGLHFNPVLNVCDWPDQAGCKGDNSPSIQPTTTTRQSASTTKLPTTISTTQATSAEEAQTTTTTGEPTYKTTQSASTTKLPTTISTTQATSAEEAQTTTTTGEPTYKTTQSISTTKPPTTARTTQATSTEKPQTTTTTRSFTEQVSEQTGKEVTEESSEQPTEASTEPDGQTSTPKHTTEVVSTTEAVTTTTEGMTTTTTTQAPATPECLPPPTICTCTCEPTTTSVWTTSLPSSTTPVTSRPPNLTTTSQTTSEEVSSSVEDDTTGNGEVSTSSNTDVTSEGSEEQNENSTPSSNDNQSSTENNSEELTTPSEQDCDNGPIAPGVCPSEDGDQSVYLPDKDCTKFWQCSNGVAHLMNCSEGLHFNPTLNVCDSPWDAGCDENVTKPIVDFDESSSTPESTMDENTSPSQESTVVITSTKETTNAGTSTTPVDSVSTTEAEFDGPSSCSELSNLCPAVDGEDPTYIALEYCGGFCQCSNRAAYYHPCPPTLHFNPELNVCDYPYRAGCTGIAGTTPTTSKPTSSRESSLRTEGHTPTIEATTTTTTQSPTTTSTTKAATTTTTTTELPTTSQETDNVDYVCLERPNDFFLSAHPKNCSQYLTCDHGKSDVMQCPAGLHFSPTIYVCVSPAMAGCTATVLEQPIGFAANLKQFFKGWF
- the LOC126736934 gene encoding mucin-5AC-like isoform X6; translation: MLKSLVILTLLGLSMGDVDPGPEPSCPSDNSVQAYFATNDCTKYWQCSNGVAYLMPCAPGTHWEQSLWICVHIASSTCTGEGWSSTKAPTTPITTTTTTTTTTTTTQAPITKSTTTTPASTTTKASTTPITTTNGAPGECPSVDGPDSIYFPDLDCTKFWQCSNGVAYQHKCPAGLHFNPVLNVCDWPDQPGCEGGNSPSTQPTTTSTQSASTTKPTTSTPTTQATSTEEVQTTTNISPGECPLKDGPDSIYFPDPDCTKFWQCSNGVAYQHTCPAGLHFNPILNVCDWPDQAGCEKGNNSTTQPTNTTTQSASTTKPPTTQATSTEGVQTTTTNGASGECPPVDGPDSIYFPDSDCTKFWQCSNGVAYQHTCPAGLHFNPVLNVCDWPHQAGCEGGNTPLTQPTTTTTKSASTTKPSTITTQATSTEKAETTTTTGEPTYKTTQSASTTKLPTTISTTQATSAEEAQTTTTTGEPTYKTTQSISTTKPPTTARTTQATSTEKPQTTTTTRSFTEQVSEQTGKEVTEESSEQPTEASTEPDGQTSTPKHTTEVVSTTEAVTTTTEGMTTTTTTQAPATPECLPPPTICTCTCVPQEPTTTSVWTTSLPSSTTPVTSRPPNLTTTSQTTSEEVSSSVEDDTTGNGEVSTSSNTDVTSEGSEEQNENSTPSSNDNQSSTENNSEELTTPSEQDCDNGPIAPGVCPSEDGDQSVYLPDKDCTKFWQCSNGVAHLMNCSEGLHFNPTLNVCDSPWDAGCDENVTKPIVDFDESSSTPESTMDENTSPSQESTVVITSTKETTNAGTSTTPVDSVSTTEAEFDGPSSCSELSNLCPAVDGEDPTYIALEYCGGFCQCSNRAAYYHPCPPTLHFNPELNVCDYPYRAGCTGIAGTTPTTSKPTSSRESSLRTEGHTPTIEATTTTTTQSPTTTSTTKAATTTTTTTELPTTSQETDNVDYVCLERPNDFFLSAHPKNCSQYLTCDHGKSDVMQCPAGLHFSPTIYVCVSPAMAGCTATVLEQPIGFAANLKQFFKGWF
- the LOC126736934 gene encoding mucin-5AC-like isoform X7, with translation MLKSLVILTLLGLSMGDVDPGPEPSCPSDNSVQAYFATNDCTKYWQCSNGVAYLMPCAPGTHWEQSLWICVHIASSTCTGEGWSSTKAPTTPITTTTTTTTTTTTTQAPITKSTTTTPASTTTKASTTPITTTNGAPGECPSVDGPDSIYFPDLDCTKFWQCSNGVAYQHKCPAGLHFNPVLNVCDWPDQPGCEGGNSPSTQPTTTSTQSASTTKPTTSTPTTQATSTEEVQTTTNISPGECPLKDGPDSIYFPDPDCTKFWQCSNGVAYQHTCPAGLHFNPILNVCDWPDQAGCEKGNNSTTQPTNTTTQSASTTKPPTTQATSTEGVQTTTTNGASGECPPVDGPDSIYFPDSDCTKFWQCSNGVAYQHTCPAGLHFNPVLNVCDWPHQAGCEGGNTPLTQPTTTTTKSASTTKPSTITTQATSTEKAETTTTTGEPTYKTTQSISTTKPPTTARTTQATSTEKPQTTTTTRSFTEQVSEQTGKEVTEESSEQPTEASTEPDGQTSTPKHTTEVVSTTEAVTTTTEGMTTTTTTQAPATPECLPPPTICTCTCVPQEPTTTSVWTTSLPSSTTPVTSRPPNLTTTSQTTSEEVSSSVEDDTTGNGEVSTSSNTDVTSEGSEEQNENSTPSSNDNQSSTENNSEELTTPSEQDCDNGPIAPGVCPSEDGDQSVYLPDKDCTKFWQCSNGVAHLMNCSEGLHFNPTLNVCDSPWDAGCDENVTKPIVDFDESSSTPESTMDENTSPSQESTVVITSTKETTNAGTSTTPVDSVSTTEAEFDGPSSCSELSNLCPAVDGEDPTYIALEYCGGFCQCSNRAAYYHPCPPTLHFNPELNVCDYPYRAGCTGIAGTTPTTSKPTSSRESSLRTEGHTPTIEATTTTTTQSPTTTSTTKAATTTTTTTELPTTSQETDNVDYVCLERPNDFFLSAHPKNCSQYLTCDHGKSDVMQCPAGLHFSPTIYVCVSPAMAGCTATVLEQPIGFAANLKQFFKGWF